One genomic segment of Sminthopsis crassicaudata isolate SCR6 chromosome 4, ASM4859323v1, whole genome shotgun sequence includes these proteins:
- the AARS2 gene encoding alanine--tRNA ligase, mitochondrial isoform X3, translating into MLGNWAFGGEYFKEEACSMAWELLTTVYGIPQDRLWVTYFDGNPPEGLAPDYESRDIWLSLGVPSTRVLPFGSLENFWEMGETGPCGPCTEIHYDLSAGVGPPQLVELWNLVFMQYNREADGSLQPLPQRHVDTGMGLERLVAVLQNKHSTYDTDLFSPLLTAIHQGCRAPPYQGRVGVADEGRTDMAYRVVADHVRTLSICMADGVYPGMTGASLILRQILRRAIRFSSEVLQAPPGFLSSLVPIVVEILGDAYPELQKNRSQIISLVEEEEGAFLSCLERGRRVIERTLRQLGPSELFPAEVAWSLSGNLGLPLDLVGLMLEEKGIQLDSAGLQQLSQEEAQRRSQAQQAKPAEKLELCLDVHALGHLQKQGVPPTDDSSKYNYSLLPNGCYEFGACEAEIIQLYSLDGVAIGSVGAGQRCGLLLDKTCFYAEQGGQASDRGYLIRKGQQDVLFPVIGAQTYGGFILHEVIAPETLKVGDQVQLYVDEEWRLGCMKKHTATHLLSWALRQELGPGTEQCGSQLSPERLRFDVSTLASLTPKQLQTVEKTIQEAVGRDEPVYMAEVALELTTQVPGLRSLNEIYPDPVRVVSVGVPVASVLAPASQAALHTSVELCCGTHLLRTGAIGDLTIVGERQLSKGIIRLVAVTGEQAQQARDVGQNLAQEVEAAAARLSQGNQDIRMAQQLSKDVGRLSDTVDTAVMPQWQRRELQAVLKRLQRRANTAIRKLEVDLATAKTQELLERHPVGPFIIDAVPAESLSLLVKVAKQLCEQVPGTSVLLLSAQAPGKVLCACQVAQDAVPTTFTAETWASVVCSQMGGKAWGSRVVAQGAGNTGDVEAMLNIARSFALSQL; encoded by the exons ATGCTTGGCAACTGGGCATTTGGAGGGGAATACTTTAAG GAAGAGGCCTGCAGCATGGCCTGGGAGCTGTTGACCACAGTCTATGGAATTCCCCAGGATAGGCTGTGGGTTACCTACTTTGATGGTAATCCTCCTGAGGGGTTGGCCCCAGACTACGAAAGCAGGGATATCTGGCTCAGCTTGGG GGTACCTTCTACTCGGGTGCTTCCTTTTGGGTCACTAGAGAACTTCTGGGAGATGGGTGAGACAGGACCTTGTGGACCGTGTACTGAAATCCACTACGATCTATCAGCAGGAGTGGGTCCTCCCCAATTGGTAGAACTCTGGAATCTTGTCTTCATGCAGTACAACAG GGAAGCAGATGGAAGCCTGCAACCCCTGCCCCAGCGGCATGTGGACACTGGCATGGGCCTGGAAAGGCTGGTAGCTGTTTTGCAGAACAAACATTCTACTTATGATACAGATCTCTTCTCCCCGCTGCTTACAGCTATACACCAG GGCTGCAGGGCACCCCCATACCAGGGCCGCGTAGGGGTGGCAGATGAGGGACGCACAGACATGGCATATCGTGTGGTGGCAGACCACGTCCGCACCCTGAGTATCTGTATGGCTGATGGAGTTTATCCCGGCATGACTGGAGCCTC ACTGATCCTCCGCCAAATCCTTCGCCGAGCCATTCGTTTCTCATCAGAGGTACTGCAGGCACCTCCAGGCTTCCTGAGCAGCCTGGTGCCCATCGTTGTGGAGATTCTG gGAGATGCCTACCCAGAGCTGCAGAAGAACAGATCACAG ATTATCAGCTTGGTCGAAGAGGAAGAAGGCGCCTTCCTATCCTGCCTAGAACGAGGCCGCCGTGTCATCGAGCGAACCCTGAGGCAGTTGGGCCCCTCTGAACTATTCCCAG CTGAAGTAGCCTGGTCTTTATCTGGGAACCTGGGGCTGCCCTTGGACCTGGTGGGGCTGATGCTGGAGGAGAAGGGTATCCAGCTGGACTCAGCTGGTCTACAGCAGCTGTCCCAGGAGGAGGCCCAG CGTCGGAGCCAAGCTCAACAAGCAAAGCCAGCGGAGAAATTGGAATTGTGCCTGGATGTCCATGCCCTGGGCCATCTGCAGAAGCAAGGGGTCCCCCCAACGGATGACTCCTCCAAGTATAATTACTCATTGCTTCCTAATGGGTGTTATG AATTTGGAGCCTGTGAAGCTGAGATAATACAGTTGTATAGCCTGGATGGGGTGGCCATAGGCTCAGTTGGAGCGGGTCAACGTTGTGGCCTCCTCCTGGATAAGACCTGCTTCTATGCTGAGCAAGGGGGCCAGGCTTCTGACCGTGGCTACCTGATACGCAAAGGGCAACAA GATGTGCTGTTCCCAGTCATTGGGGCCCAGACGTATGGGGGTTTCATTCTGCACGAGGTGATAGCCCCTGAAACCTTGAAGGTGGGAGACCAGGTACAGCTGTATGTAGATGAG GAATGGCGTCTGGGCTGCATGAAGAAACATACAGCTACCCATTTGCTGAGCTGGGCCCTGCGGCAAGAGTTAGGCCCAGGCACTGAGCAGTGTGGCTCCCAGCTCAGTCCTGAGAGACTTCGCTTTGATGTGTCCACTCTA GCCTCATTGACACCCAAGCAGCTTCAGACAGTGGAGAAAACTATCCAAGAGGCTGTGGGGAGGGATGAGCCTGTGTATATGGCTGAGGTGGCTCTGGAGCTGACCACCCAAGTTCCAGGTTTACGATCACTTAATGAG ATATACCCTGATCCTGTTCGGGTGGTGTCTGTGGGGGTACCAGTAGCCAGTGTCCTGGCCCCCGCCTCTCAGGCTGCACTGCACACCTCCGTAGAACTATGTTGTGGCAC GCACCTCCTACGCACAGGGGCCATAGGGGACCTGACTATTGTGGGGGAACGACAGCTGTCCAAGGGCATCATCCGCTTGGTGGCTGTCACTGGAGAGCAGGCCCAGCAG GCCCGTGACGTTGGTCAGAACCTGGCTCAAGAGGTTGAAGCAGCTGCAGCTCGATTGAGCCAGGGGAATCAGGATATCAGAATGGCTCAGCAATTATCAAAGGATGTGGGACGGCTCAGTGAT ACAGTGGACACAGCTGTGATGCCCCAGTGGCAGCGTCGAGAGCTGCAGGCGGTCCTGAAGAGGCTGCAGCGTCGTGCCAACACTGCCATCCGAAAACTGGAGGTGGATCTG GCCACAGCAAAAACCCAGGAACTACTGGAGAGACACCCTGTGGGGCCCTTCATTATAGATGCAGTCCCGGCTGAGTCCCTCTCG CTGCTAGTGAAGGTGGCGAAACAGCTATGTGAGCAAGTCCCTGGCACCTCCGTGTTACTGCTCAGTGCCCAGGCCCCAGGGAAGGTACTGTGTGCCTGTCAAGTGGCTCAG GATGCAGTCCCTACTACCTTCACTGCTGAAACCTGGGCATCGGTTGTGTGTAGCCAGATGGGAGGCAAGGCCTGGGGCTCCCGAGTTGTGGCGCAGGGCGCGGGCAACACTGGTGATGTGGAGGCTATGCTGAACATTGCCCGATCCTTTGCCCTCAGCCAGCTCTAA
- the AARS2 gene encoding alanine--tRNA ligase, mitochondrial isoform X2, whose amino-acid sequence MKVLFKVLQFKPIFLGTVDPRSELARLRRVANSQKCVRTGGKHNDLEDVGRDLSHHTFFEMLGNWAFGGEYFKEEACSMAWELLTTVYGIPQDRLWVTYFDGNPPEGLAPDYESRDIWLSLGVPSTRVLPFGSLENFWEMGETGPCGPCTEIHYDLSAGVGPPQLVELWNLVFMQYNREADGSLQPLPQRHVDTGMGLERLVAVLQNKHSTYDTDLFSPLLTAIHQGCRAPPYQGRVGVADEGRTDMAYRVVADHVRTLSICMADGVYPGMTGASLILRQILRRAIRFSSEVLQAPPGFLSSLVPIVVEILGDAYPELQKNRSQIISLVEEEEGAFLSCLERGRRVIERTLRQLGPSELFPAEVAWSLSGNLGLPLDLVGLMLEEKGIQLDSAGLQQLSQEEAQRRSQAQQAKPAEKLELCLDVHALGHLQKQGVPPTDDSSKYNYSLLPNGCYEFGACEAEIIQLYSLDGVAIGSVGAGQRCGLLLDKTCFYAEQGGQASDRGYLIRKGQQDVLFPVIGAQTYGGFILHEVIAPETLKVGDQVQLYVDEEWRLGCMKKHTATHLLSWALRQELGPGTEQCGSQLSPERLRFDVSTLASLTPKQLQTVEKTIQEAVGRDEPVYMAEVALELTTQVPGLRSLNEIYPDPVRVVSVGVPVASVLAPASQAALHTSVELCCGTHLLRTGAIGDLTIVGERQLSKGIIRLVAVTGEQAQQARDVGQNLAQEVEAAAARLSQGNQDIRMAQQLSKDVGRLSDTVDTAVMPQWQRRELQAVLKRLQRRANTAIRKLEVDLATAKTQELLERHPVGPFIIDAVPAESLSLLVKVAKQLCEQVPGTSVLLLSAQAPGKVLCACQVAQDAVPTTFTAETWASVVCSQMGGKAWGSRVVAQGAGNTGDVEAMLNIARSFALSQL is encoded by the exons ATGAAAGTGCTTTTTAAAGTCTTGCAG TTCAAACCAATCTTCTTGGGCACAGTGGACCCTCGGAGTGAGCTGGCCCGGCTCCGGCGAGTAGCCAACAGCCAGAAGTGTGTTCGGACAGGAGGAAAGCACAATGACCTGGAGGATGTGGGCCGAGACCTTTCCCACCACACCTTTTTTGAGATGCTTGGCAACTGGGCATTTGGAGGGGAATACTTTAAG GAAGAGGCCTGCAGCATGGCCTGGGAGCTGTTGACCACAGTCTATGGAATTCCCCAGGATAGGCTGTGGGTTACCTACTTTGATGGTAATCCTCCTGAGGGGTTGGCCCCAGACTACGAAAGCAGGGATATCTGGCTCAGCTTGGG GGTACCTTCTACTCGGGTGCTTCCTTTTGGGTCACTAGAGAACTTCTGGGAGATGGGTGAGACAGGACCTTGTGGACCGTGTACTGAAATCCACTACGATCTATCAGCAGGAGTGGGTCCTCCCCAATTGGTAGAACTCTGGAATCTTGTCTTCATGCAGTACAACAG GGAAGCAGATGGAAGCCTGCAACCCCTGCCCCAGCGGCATGTGGACACTGGCATGGGCCTGGAAAGGCTGGTAGCTGTTTTGCAGAACAAACATTCTACTTATGATACAGATCTCTTCTCCCCGCTGCTTACAGCTATACACCAG GGCTGCAGGGCACCCCCATACCAGGGCCGCGTAGGGGTGGCAGATGAGGGACGCACAGACATGGCATATCGTGTGGTGGCAGACCACGTCCGCACCCTGAGTATCTGTATGGCTGATGGAGTTTATCCCGGCATGACTGGAGCCTC ACTGATCCTCCGCCAAATCCTTCGCCGAGCCATTCGTTTCTCATCAGAGGTACTGCAGGCACCTCCAGGCTTCCTGAGCAGCCTGGTGCCCATCGTTGTGGAGATTCTG gGAGATGCCTACCCAGAGCTGCAGAAGAACAGATCACAG ATTATCAGCTTGGTCGAAGAGGAAGAAGGCGCCTTCCTATCCTGCCTAGAACGAGGCCGCCGTGTCATCGAGCGAACCCTGAGGCAGTTGGGCCCCTCTGAACTATTCCCAG CTGAAGTAGCCTGGTCTTTATCTGGGAACCTGGGGCTGCCCTTGGACCTGGTGGGGCTGATGCTGGAGGAGAAGGGTATCCAGCTGGACTCAGCTGGTCTACAGCAGCTGTCCCAGGAGGAGGCCCAG CGTCGGAGCCAAGCTCAACAAGCAAAGCCAGCGGAGAAATTGGAATTGTGCCTGGATGTCCATGCCCTGGGCCATCTGCAGAAGCAAGGGGTCCCCCCAACGGATGACTCCTCCAAGTATAATTACTCATTGCTTCCTAATGGGTGTTATG AATTTGGAGCCTGTGAAGCTGAGATAATACAGTTGTATAGCCTGGATGGGGTGGCCATAGGCTCAGTTGGAGCGGGTCAACGTTGTGGCCTCCTCCTGGATAAGACCTGCTTCTATGCTGAGCAAGGGGGCCAGGCTTCTGACCGTGGCTACCTGATACGCAAAGGGCAACAA GATGTGCTGTTCCCAGTCATTGGGGCCCAGACGTATGGGGGTTTCATTCTGCACGAGGTGATAGCCCCTGAAACCTTGAAGGTGGGAGACCAGGTACAGCTGTATGTAGATGAG GAATGGCGTCTGGGCTGCATGAAGAAACATACAGCTACCCATTTGCTGAGCTGGGCCCTGCGGCAAGAGTTAGGCCCAGGCACTGAGCAGTGTGGCTCCCAGCTCAGTCCTGAGAGACTTCGCTTTGATGTGTCCACTCTA GCCTCATTGACACCCAAGCAGCTTCAGACAGTGGAGAAAACTATCCAAGAGGCTGTGGGGAGGGATGAGCCTGTGTATATGGCTGAGGTGGCTCTGGAGCTGACCACCCAAGTTCCAGGTTTACGATCACTTAATGAG ATATACCCTGATCCTGTTCGGGTGGTGTCTGTGGGGGTACCAGTAGCCAGTGTCCTGGCCCCCGCCTCTCAGGCTGCACTGCACACCTCCGTAGAACTATGTTGTGGCAC GCACCTCCTACGCACAGGGGCCATAGGGGACCTGACTATTGTGGGGGAACGACAGCTGTCCAAGGGCATCATCCGCTTGGTGGCTGTCACTGGAGAGCAGGCCCAGCAG GCCCGTGACGTTGGTCAGAACCTGGCTCAAGAGGTTGAAGCAGCTGCAGCTCGATTGAGCCAGGGGAATCAGGATATCAGAATGGCTCAGCAATTATCAAAGGATGTGGGACGGCTCAGTGAT ACAGTGGACACAGCTGTGATGCCCCAGTGGCAGCGTCGAGAGCTGCAGGCGGTCCTGAAGAGGCTGCAGCGTCGTGCCAACACTGCCATCCGAAAACTGGAGGTGGATCTG GCCACAGCAAAAACCCAGGAACTACTGGAGAGACACCCTGTGGGGCCCTTCATTATAGATGCAGTCCCGGCTGAGTCCCTCTCG CTGCTAGTGAAGGTGGCGAAACAGCTATGTGAGCAAGTCCCTGGCACCTCCGTGTTACTGCTCAGTGCCCAGGCCCCAGGGAAGGTACTGTGTGCCTGTCAAGTGGCTCAG GATGCAGTCCCTACTACCTTCACTGCTGAAACCTGGGCATCGGTTGTGTGTAGCCAGATGGGAGGCAAGGCCTGGGGCTCCCGAGTTGTGGCGCAGGGCGCGGGCAACACTGGTGATGTGGAGGCTATGCTGAACATTGCCCGATCCTTTGCCCTCAGCCAGCTCTAA
- the AARS2 gene encoding alanine--tRNA ligase, mitochondrial isoform X1 gives MAAALAATGRLQQVLRRTPAWKSPCSGARTRRRQLSSSPPQPSASAVRTAFLHFFRDRYGHQLVPSASVRPRSDPGLLFVNAGMNQFKPIFLGTVDPRSELARLRRVANSQKCVRTGGKHNDLEDVGRDLSHHTFFEMLGNWAFGGEYFKEEACSMAWELLTTVYGIPQDRLWVTYFDGNPPEGLAPDYESRDIWLSLGVPSTRVLPFGSLENFWEMGETGPCGPCTEIHYDLSAGVGPPQLVELWNLVFMQYNREADGSLQPLPQRHVDTGMGLERLVAVLQNKHSTYDTDLFSPLLTAIHQGCRAPPYQGRVGVADEGRTDMAYRVVADHVRTLSICMADGVYPGMTGASLILRQILRRAIRFSSEVLQAPPGFLSSLVPIVVEILGDAYPELQKNRSQIISLVEEEEGAFLSCLERGRRVIERTLRQLGPSELFPAEVAWSLSGNLGLPLDLVGLMLEEKGIQLDSAGLQQLSQEEAQRRSQAQQAKPAEKLELCLDVHALGHLQKQGVPPTDDSSKYNYSLLPNGCYEFGACEAEIIQLYSLDGVAIGSVGAGQRCGLLLDKTCFYAEQGGQASDRGYLIRKGQQDVLFPVIGAQTYGGFILHEVIAPETLKVGDQVQLYVDEEWRLGCMKKHTATHLLSWALRQELGPGTEQCGSQLSPERLRFDVSTLASLTPKQLQTVEKTIQEAVGRDEPVYMAEVALELTTQVPGLRSLNEIYPDPVRVVSVGVPVASVLAPASQAALHTSVELCCGTHLLRTGAIGDLTIVGERQLSKGIIRLVAVTGEQAQQARDVGQNLAQEVEAAAARLSQGNQDIRMAQQLSKDVGRLSDTVDTAVMPQWQRRELQAVLKRLQRRANTAIRKLEVDLATAKTQELLERHPVGPFIIDAVPAESLSLLVKVAKQLCEQVPGTSVLLLSAQAPGKVLCACQVAQDAVPTTFTAETWASVVCSQMGGKAWGSRVVAQGAGNTGDVEAMLNIARSFALSQL, from the exons ATGGCGGCAGCGTTGGCGGCGACAGGCCGTCTGCAGCAAGTACTCCGAAGGACACCGGCATGGAAAAGCCCCTGCTCAGGAGCCCGGACACGCCGCCGTCAGCTTTCCTCCAGCCCTCCTCAACCTTCGGCCTCGGCCGTGCGAActgccttccttcatttcttccggGACCGTTACGGCCACCAGCTAGTGCCCTCCGCTTCCGTACGGCCGAGAAGCGACCCCGGTCTCCTCTTTGTCAACGCGGGAATGAACCAG TTCAAACCAATCTTCTTGGGCACAGTGGACCCTCGGAGTGAGCTGGCCCGGCTCCGGCGAGTAGCCAACAGCCAGAAGTGTGTTCGGACAGGAGGAAAGCACAATGACCTGGAGGATGTGGGCCGAGACCTTTCCCACCACACCTTTTTTGAGATGCTTGGCAACTGGGCATTTGGAGGGGAATACTTTAAG GAAGAGGCCTGCAGCATGGCCTGGGAGCTGTTGACCACAGTCTATGGAATTCCCCAGGATAGGCTGTGGGTTACCTACTTTGATGGTAATCCTCCTGAGGGGTTGGCCCCAGACTACGAAAGCAGGGATATCTGGCTCAGCTTGGG GGTACCTTCTACTCGGGTGCTTCCTTTTGGGTCACTAGAGAACTTCTGGGAGATGGGTGAGACAGGACCTTGTGGACCGTGTACTGAAATCCACTACGATCTATCAGCAGGAGTGGGTCCTCCCCAATTGGTAGAACTCTGGAATCTTGTCTTCATGCAGTACAACAG GGAAGCAGATGGAAGCCTGCAACCCCTGCCCCAGCGGCATGTGGACACTGGCATGGGCCTGGAAAGGCTGGTAGCTGTTTTGCAGAACAAACATTCTACTTATGATACAGATCTCTTCTCCCCGCTGCTTACAGCTATACACCAG GGCTGCAGGGCACCCCCATACCAGGGCCGCGTAGGGGTGGCAGATGAGGGACGCACAGACATGGCATATCGTGTGGTGGCAGACCACGTCCGCACCCTGAGTATCTGTATGGCTGATGGAGTTTATCCCGGCATGACTGGAGCCTC ACTGATCCTCCGCCAAATCCTTCGCCGAGCCATTCGTTTCTCATCAGAGGTACTGCAGGCACCTCCAGGCTTCCTGAGCAGCCTGGTGCCCATCGTTGTGGAGATTCTG gGAGATGCCTACCCAGAGCTGCAGAAGAACAGATCACAG ATTATCAGCTTGGTCGAAGAGGAAGAAGGCGCCTTCCTATCCTGCCTAGAACGAGGCCGCCGTGTCATCGAGCGAACCCTGAGGCAGTTGGGCCCCTCTGAACTATTCCCAG CTGAAGTAGCCTGGTCTTTATCTGGGAACCTGGGGCTGCCCTTGGACCTGGTGGGGCTGATGCTGGAGGAGAAGGGTATCCAGCTGGACTCAGCTGGTCTACAGCAGCTGTCCCAGGAGGAGGCCCAG CGTCGGAGCCAAGCTCAACAAGCAAAGCCAGCGGAGAAATTGGAATTGTGCCTGGATGTCCATGCCCTGGGCCATCTGCAGAAGCAAGGGGTCCCCCCAACGGATGACTCCTCCAAGTATAATTACTCATTGCTTCCTAATGGGTGTTATG AATTTGGAGCCTGTGAAGCTGAGATAATACAGTTGTATAGCCTGGATGGGGTGGCCATAGGCTCAGTTGGAGCGGGTCAACGTTGTGGCCTCCTCCTGGATAAGACCTGCTTCTATGCTGAGCAAGGGGGCCAGGCTTCTGACCGTGGCTACCTGATACGCAAAGGGCAACAA GATGTGCTGTTCCCAGTCATTGGGGCCCAGACGTATGGGGGTTTCATTCTGCACGAGGTGATAGCCCCTGAAACCTTGAAGGTGGGAGACCAGGTACAGCTGTATGTAGATGAG GAATGGCGTCTGGGCTGCATGAAGAAACATACAGCTACCCATTTGCTGAGCTGGGCCCTGCGGCAAGAGTTAGGCCCAGGCACTGAGCAGTGTGGCTCCCAGCTCAGTCCTGAGAGACTTCGCTTTGATGTGTCCACTCTA GCCTCATTGACACCCAAGCAGCTTCAGACAGTGGAGAAAACTATCCAAGAGGCTGTGGGGAGGGATGAGCCTGTGTATATGGCTGAGGTGGCTCTGGAGCTGACCACCCAAGTTCCAGGTTTACGATCACTTAATGAG ATATACCCTGATCCTGTTCGGGTGGTGTCTGTGGGGGTACCAGTAGCCAGTGTCCTGGCCCCCGCCTCTCAGGCTGCACTGCACACCTCCGTAGAACTATGTTGTGGCAC GCACCTCCTACGCACAGGGGCCATAGGGGACCTGACTATTGTGGGGGAACGACAGCTGTCCAAGGGCATCATCCGCTTGGTGGCTGTCACTGGAGAGCAGGCCCAGCAG GCCCGTGACGTTGGTCAGAACCTGGCTCAAGAGGTTGAAGCAGCTGCAGCTCGATTGAGCCAGGGGAATCAGGATATCAGAATGGCTCAGCAATTATCAAAGGATGTGGGACGGCTCAGTGAT ACAGTGGACACAGCTGTGATGCCCCAGTGGCAGCGTCGAGAGCTGCAGGCGGTCCTGAAGAGGCTGCAGCGTCGTGCCAACACTGCCATCCGAAAACTGGAGGTGGATCTG GCCACAGCAAAAACCCAGGAACTACTGGAGAGACACCCTGTGGGGCCCTTCATTATAGATGCAGTCCCGGCTGAGTCCCTCTCG CTGCTAGTGAAGGTGGCGAAACAGCTATGTGAGCAAGTCCCTGGCACCTCCGTGTTACTGCTCAGTGCCCAGGCCCCAGGGAAGGTACTGTGTGCCTGTCAAGTGGCTCAG GATGCAGTCCCTACTACCTTCACTGCTGAAACCTGGGCATCGGTTGTGTGTAGCCAGATGGGAGGCAAGGCCTGGGGCTCCCGAGTTGTGGCGCAGGGCGCGGGCAACACTGGTGATGTGGAGGCTATGCTGAACATTGCCCGATCCTTTGCCCTCAGCCAGCTCTAA